ACGGACGCGGACGGGGTCATCACCTCCTTCGCCATCCGCCAGGAGGCCCCGGCGCTCCCGGCCGGTGCGAAGGGCGAGCCGACGCTGCGTCCGCACCGCATCGCGGTCGGCCTCTACAGCCTCGACGAGGACAGCGGCAAGCTGCTGCGTGACGAGGACGGCCGGATCGAGCTGGACGTCGACGGCGAACTCACCGCCGTGCCGCAGCTCGTCGGCCGGCGCCGTCCGGACGTGGTCCTGCTCAACGACGACGACCTGTCGTACGCGAAGGTCCGCCTGGACGAGAAGTCCCTCGCCTTCGTCACCGAGCACCTGGGCGACTTCGAGTCCTCCCTGCCCCGCGCCCTGTGCTGGGCCTCGGCCTGGGACATGACCCGGGACGCGGAGCTGGCGACCCGGGACTACCTCTCGCTCGTGCTGTCCGGGATCGGCAAGGAGTCCGACATCGGTGTCGTGCAGTCGCTGCACCGCCAGGTGAAGCTGGCGATCGACCTGTACGCCGACCCGACCGGGCGCGATGCGCTGCTGACCCGCTGGACGGACGCGACCCTGGCCCATCTGCGCGCCTCCGAGCCGGGCAGCGATCACCAGCTGGCGTGGGCGCGGGCCTTCGCGGCGACCGCCCGTACGCCGGAGCAGCTGGACCTGCTGGAGGGGCTGCTGGACGGTTCGCAGTCCATCGAGGGCCTGGTCGTCGACACCGAGCTGCGCTGGGCGTTCGTGGAGCGGCTCGCGGCGGTGGGCCGCTTCGACGAGGCGGAGATCGCGGGCGAGCTGGAGCGTGACAAGACGGCGGCCGGTGAGCGGCACGCGGCCACCGCCCGGGCGGCCCGTCCGACCCCGGAGGCCAAGGCGGAGGCGTGGGCGTCGGTCGTCGAGTCCGACAAGCTGCCGAACGCCGTGCAGGAGGCTGTGATCGGGGGCTTCGTCCAGACCGACCAGCGCGAGCTGCTCGCCGAGTACACCGACAAGTACTTCGAGGTGGTCAAGGACATCTGGGACTCCCGCTCCCACGAGATGGCCCAGCAGATCGTGGTCGGCCTCTACCCGTCGATCCAGGTCTTCGAGGAGACGCTGGCGAAGACCGACGCGTGGCTGTCCGCCGCCGAGCCGCCCCCGGCGCTGCGGCGCCTGGTCTCGGAGTCGCGTTCGGGCATCGAGCGGGCGCTGAAGGCGCAGGCGGCGGACGCGGCTGCGGTCTAGGGGTACGTGGGTGAGGGCGCCCGGCGTGTGCCGGGCGCCCTCTTCAGGCTATTTCGCCCCCGCCGCCCCTACATTTATCAGCCCCTCCGGCGCTTGAGGAGCGGGGTCCGGGACGGAGCCCCGACGGGGTCGAAGGGGGCGGAGCCCCTGGGGATGGGACGGGCAGGGGCGGCGGGAGCGAAAAACCCTGGGGCGCGCCGCGGCTTGAGCTGGCCGAGCACGGTCGCCCCGAACGCCAGGGTCATGCCCCCGAGTTGGACCGGCGTGAGCCCCTGGCCGAGCGCCGCCCAGCCGACCACCGCCGCGGTGAGCGGGGAGAGCGGCCCGAGGAAGGTGACCTGCGTCGCGGTGAGGCGCCCGATGCCGCGGAACCACAGCCAGTACGCCACCGCCGTGTTCGCCAGCGCGAGGTAGAGGTAGCCGCCCACGGCCCGGGCGTCGAGCGCGGGCGGCGCCCCCTCGGCCAGCAGGGCGATCGGCGCGATCAGCAGTCCGCCCGCCGTCAGTTGCCAGCCGGTGAGGGCCAGCGGACCCACGCCGTCCGGGCGGCCCCAGCGCTTGGTGAGCACCGTGCCGGTGGACATGGAGGCAGTGGAGGCGAGCGCGGCGAGCACCCCGACCGGGTCCAGGGCGCCGGCCGCCTTCAGCACGACGAGGCTGACGCCGAAGGCCGCGGCCACGCCCGCCAGCAGCGTGCGAGCGGTCGGCCGCTCCCCGAGCAGCGGCGCCGAGAGCCCCGCCACGAACAGCGGCCCGACCGACCCGACGACGGCC
The Streptomyces sp. CGMCC 4.7035 DNA segment above includes these coding regions:
- a CDS encoding EamA family transporter, with the translated sequence MKRYATILLTALAPVSWGTTYAVTTEFLPDGRPLFTGLMRALPAGLLLLALGRVLPRGAWWWRAVVLGALNIGAFFPLLFLSAYRLPGGMAAVVGSVGPLFVAGLSAPLLGERPTARTLLAGVAAAFGVSLVVLKAAGALDPVGVLAALASTASMSTGTVLTKRWGRPDGVGPLALTGWQLTAGGLLIAPIALLAEGAPPALDARAVGGYLYLALANTAVAYWLWFRGIGRLTATQVTFLGPLSPLTAAVVGWAALGQGLTPVQLGGMTLAFGATVLGQLKPRRAPGFFAPAAPARPIPRGSAPFDPVGAPSRTPLLKRRRG